In Rhineura floridana isolate rRhiFlo1 chromosome 1, rRhiFlo1.hap2, whole genome shotgun sequence, the following proteins share a genomic window:
- the LOC133366899 gene encoding proteoglycan 4-like has product MTSLPHAKAKTTVDIFKLLNQQHPRENLLFSPVNLTSALGLTAYASGGEQAAEIEKVLHWDEVKEYERPRNRRHLEAAQNAGHTAISLRTSNVQEKGGTCPKPRPHPEPAKPESKFPKSRPHPEPAHPNRSDSRQTIHHPNPHPQPVEHEPTSDTPRPRYQPAEPEPTSKRLIPHPEPVKPQPSLKSRPHPKSAHPNPSDSRRSIHHPHNHPEPAEPEPISDKPRPHHEPAEPEPTSPKSRPHREPAHPNPSDSRRSIHHLPNRPEPAEPEPTTDKPRHHPETAEHEPTSDKPRRHPEPAKHEPTTDKPRRRPEPAEHEPSDKPRPYHEPAEHEPTTNKPRRHPEPAEHEPTSDKPRRRPEPAEHEPTSDKPRPYHEPAEHEPTTDKPRRHPETAEHEPTSDKPRHHPEPAEHEPTTNKPRRHPEPAEHESTTDKPRPHHQPAEHEPTTDKPRRHPEPAEHEPTTDKPKRRPEPAEHEPTSDKPRPYHEPAEHEPTTDKPRRHPETAEHEPTSDKPRRHPEPAEHEPTTNKPRRHPEPAEHESTTDKPRPHHQPAEHEPTTDKPRRHPEPAEHEPTTDKPRRHPEPAEHEPTSDKPRRHPEPAEHEPTSDKPRRHPEPAEPEPTSDKPRPRPETAEHKPTSDKPRSHHEPAEHEPMTDKPRRHPEPAEHEPTTDKPRRRPEPAEPEPTTDKPRHHPEPAEHEPTSDKPRPYHEPAEHEPTTDKPRRRPEPAEHEPTTDKPRRHPEPAEHEPSSDKPRPHREPARPNPSDSRRSIHHPLNRREPAEPEPTSDKPRPHHEPAEHEPTTDKPRHRPEPAEHEPTSDKPRPYHEPAEHEPTTNKPRRRPEPAEPEPTSDKPRPHHEPAEHEPTTDKPRRRPEPAEHEPTSDKPRPHREPAEPEPTSNKPRPHHEPHEHEPTTDKPRRHPRHPETAKHEPTSDKPRPHHEPAEPEPTSNKPRRHPETAEHEPTSDKPRPHHEPAEHEPTTDKPRRRPEPAEHEPTFDKPRPYHEPAEHEPTTDKPRRHPEPAEHEPTSDKPRPRPEPAEHEPTSDKPRPHREPAEHEPTTDKPRRRPEPANHEPTSDKPRPHHEPAEHEPTTDKPRRRPEPAEHEPTFDKPRPYHEPAEHEPTTDKPRRHPEPAEHEPTSDKPRPRPEPAEHEPTSDKPRPHREPAEHEPTTDKPRRRPEPANHEPTSDKPRPHHEPAEHEPTTDKPRPHREPAEHEPTSDKPRRRPEPAEHEPTSNKLSPHREPAEHEPTTGKPRRHSEPAEHEPTIDKPRPHPEPARSNPSDSRRSIYHPHHHPEPAKPEPTSEKPRPRLEPAEHEPTSDKSRPRPEPAEHEPSDKPRRRPEPAEHEPTSDKPRSHREPAEHEPTSDKRRPHPEPAEHEPTSDKPRHHPEGAEHEPTSDKPRLHREPAEHEPTTDKPSPRPKPAEPEPTSDKPRRRPERAEREPTSDKPRRSPEPAEHEPTSDKPRPHREPSKPEPTSPKSRPRSEPAHPNPSDSRRTIHHPSPHPEPAEPEPTSDKPRPRTEPAEHEPKSDKPRPHHEPAEPEPTSPEPAHPKPSDSKQTSPHPEPKQCPETDVPDYVCEKPEAVHTACSKIIAALNETSTNYVLSFANKLYGNRDINFKLKFISCALKLYLTEVEGADLHNAPEEVWRLINLWVEIQTHGKIKDLLPKHSFDCLAQLLFVNALYFKGQWEVKFDKELTEEALFYPHSEDQRNYYTVQLMHRKGVYNTGIIDIGNVHVQVLEIPYKNNELSLFVLLPIDYSAEALQKLEDGLRYEHLLDLSYHLKPAVVDVAIPKFSSEKSIEVNQYLNLPGLTDPEKADFSAATTTQGVALTQLVHDTFLEIDEEGGEEAEAPPHSKDRRPHREAVAVQADHPFLYFVKHNSTQSIIALGRFSKPE; this is encoded by the exons ATGACCTCCTTGCCTCATGCCAAAGCTAAAACTACTGTTGATATCTTCAAACTGTTAAACCAACAGCATCCACGTGAGAACCTCTTGTTCTCCCCTGTGAACCTCACCTCAGCATTGGGCCTGACTGCTTATGCATCTGGAGGTGAACAGGCAGCTGAGATTGAGAAG GTCCTGCACTGGGATGAAGTGAAAGAGTATGAGAGACCTAGAAACAGAAGACATTTGGAAGCAGCCCAAAATGCTGGACATACAGCAATCAGCCTAAGAACTTCAAAC GTGCAAGAAAAAGGTGGTACATGCCCCAAACCAAGACCCCATCCTGAGCCAGCCAAACCTGAGTCAAAGTTCCCCAAATCAAGACCCCATCCTGAACCAGCACATCCTAACCGTTCTGACAGCAGACAAACCATTCACCATCCAAATCCCCATCCTCAACCAGTCGAACATGAGCCAACATCTGACACACCAAGACCCCGTTATCAGCCAGCCGAACCTGAGCCAACATCCAAGAGACTAATACCGCATCCTGAACCAGTCAAACCTCAGCCATCACTCAAATCAAGACCCCATCCTAAATCAGCACATCCTAACCCTTCTGACAGCAGACGAAGCATTCACCATCCTCATAATCATCCTGAGCCAGCTGAACCCGAGCCAATATCTGACAAACCAAGACCCCATCATGAGCCAGCCGAACCTGAGCCAACATCCCCCAAATCAAGACCCCATCGTGAACCAGCACATCCTAACCCTTCTGACAGCAGACGAAGCATTCACCATCTTCCGAATCGTCCTGAACCAGCTGAACCTGAGCCAACAACCGATAAACCAAGACACCATCCTGAAACAGCCGAACATGAGCCAACATCCGACAAACCAAGACGCCATCCTGAACCAGCTAAACATGAGCCAACAACCGACAAACCAAGACGCCGTCCTGAaccagctgaacatgagccatcCGACAAACCAAGACCCTATCATGAgccagctgaacatgagccaacaaccAACAAACCAAGACGCCATCCTGAaccagctgaacatgagccaacatctGACAAACCAAGACGCCGTCCTGAaccagctgaacatgagccaacatccGACAAACCAAGACCCTATCATGAgccagctgaacatgagccaacaaccGACAAACCAAGACGCCATCCTGAaacagctgaacatgagccaacatccGACAAACCAAGACACCATCCTGAaccagctgaacatgagccaacaaccAACAAACCAAGACGCCATCCTGAACCAGCTGAACATGAGTCAACAACCGACAAACCAAGACCCCATCATCAGCCAGCCGAACATGAGCCAACAACCGACAAACCAAGACGCCATCCTGAACCAGCCGAACATGAGCCAACAACTGACAAACCAAAACGCCGTCCTGAaccagctgaacatgagccaacatccGACAAACCAAGACCCTATCATGAgccagctgaacatgagccaacaaccGACAAACCAAGACGCCATCCTGAaacagctgaacatgagccaacatccGACAAACCAAGACGCCATCCTGAaccagctgaacatgagccaacaaccAACAAACCAAGACGCCATCCTGAACCAGCTGAACATGAGTCAACAACCGACAAACCAAGACCCCATCATCAGCCAGCCGAACATGAGCCAACAACCGACAAACCAAGACGCCATCCTGAACCAGCCGAACATGAGCCAACAACTGACAAACCAAGACGCCATCCTGAaccagctgaacatgagccaacatctGACAAACCAAGACGCCATCCTGAaccagctgaacatgagccaacatccGACAAACCAAGACGCCATCCTGAACCAGCTGAACCTGAGCCAACATCTGACAAACCAAGACCCCGTCCTGAAACAGCCGAACATAAGCCAACATCTGACAAACCAAGATCCCATCATGAGCCAGCCGAACATGAGCCAATGACCGACAAACCAAGACGCCATCCTGAACCAGCCGAACATGAGCCAACAACCGACAAACCAAGACGCCGTCCTGAACCAGCTGAACCTGAGCCAACAACCGACAAACCAAGACACCATCCTGAaccagctgaacatgagccaacatccGACAAACCAAGACCCTATCATGAgccagctgaacatgagccaacaactGACAAACCAAGACGCCGTCCTGAACCAGCCGAACATGAGCCAACAACCGACAAACCAAGACGCCATCCTGAaccagctgaacatgagccatcATCTGACAAACCAAGACCCCATCGTGAACCAGCACGTCCTAACCCTTCTGACAGCAGACGAAGCATTCACCATCCTCTGAATCGTCGTGAGCCAGCTGAACCTGAGCCAACATCCGACAAACCAAGACCCCATCATGAgccagctgaacatgagccaacaaccGACAAACCAAGACACCGTCCTGAACCAGCCGAACATGAACCAACATCCGACAAACCAAGACCCTATCATGAgccagctgaacatgagccaacaaccAACAAACCAAGACGCCGTCCTGAACCAGCTGAACCTGAGCCAACATCCGACAAACCAAGACCCCATCATGAGCCAGCCGAACATGAACCAACAACCGACAAGCCAAGACGCCGTCCTGAaccagctgaacatgagccaacatctGACAAACCAAGACCCCATCGTGAACCAGCTGAACCTGAGCCAACATCCAACAAACCAAGACCCCATCATGAGCCACACGAACATGAGCCAACAACCGACAAACCAAGACGCCATCCACGCCACCCTGAAACAGCCAAACATGAGCCAACATCTGACAAACCAAGACCCCATCATGAGCCAGCCGAACCTGAGCCAACATCCAACAAACCAAGACGCCATCCTGAaacagctgaacatgagccaacatccGACAAACCAAGACCCCATCATGAGCCAGCCGAACATGAGCCAACAACTGACAAACCAAGACGCCGTCCTGAACCAGCCGAACATGAGCCAACATTCGACAAACCAAGACCCTATCATGAgccagctgaacatgagccaacaaccGACAAACCAAGACGCCATCCTGAaccagctgaacatgagccaacatccGACAAACCAAGACCCCGTCCTGAACCAGCCGAACATGAGCCAACATCCGACAAACCAAGACCCCATCGTGAGCCAGCCGAACATGAGCCAACAACTGACAAGCCAAGACGCCGTCCTGAACCAGCCAATCATGAGCCAACATCTGACAAACCAAGACCCCATCATGAGCCAGCCGAACATGAGCCAACAACTGACAAACCAAGACGCCGTCCTGAACCAGCCGAACATGAGCCAACATTCGACAAACCAAGACCCTATCATGAgccagctgaacatgagccaacaaccGACAAACCAAGACGCCATCCTGAaccagctgaacatgagccaacatccGACAAACCAAGACCCCGTCCTGAACCAGCCGAACATGAGCCAACATCCGACAAACCAAGACCCCATCGTGAGCCAGCCGAACATGAGCCAACAACTGACAAGCCAAGACGCCGTCCTGAACCAGCCAATCATGAGCCAACATCTGACAAACCAAGACCCCATCATGAGCCAGCCGAACATGAGCCAACAACCGACAAACCAAGACCCCATCGTGAACCAGCCGAACATGAGCCAACATCCGATAAACCAAGACGCCGTCCTGAaccagctgaacatgagccaacatccAACAAACTAAGTCCCCATCGTGAGCCAGCTGAACATGAACCAACAACTGGCAAACCAAGACGCCATTCTGAACCAGCCGAACATGAGCCAACGATTGACAAACCAAGACCCCATCCTGAACCAGCACGTTCTAACCCTTCCGACAGCAGACGAAGCATTTACCATCCTCATCATCATCCTGAGCCAGCCAAACCTGAGCCAACATCCGAGAAACCAAGACCCCGTCTTGAACCAGCCGAACATGAGCCAACATCCGACAAGTCAAGACCCCGTCCTGAaccagctgaacatgagccatcTGACAAACCAAGACGCCGTCCTGAACCAGCCGAACATGAGCCAACATCTGATAAACCAAGATCCCATCGTGAaccagctgaacatgagccaacatccGACAAACGAAGACCCCATCCTGAACCAGCCGAACATGAGCCAACATCTGACAAACCAAGACACCATCCTGAAGGAGCCGAACATGAGCCAACATCTGACAAACCAAGACTCCATCGTGAGCCAGCCGAACATGAGCCAACAACTGACAAACCAAGTCCCCGTCCTAAACCAGCCGAACCTGAGCCAACATCCGACAAACCAAGACGACGTCCTGAACGAGCTGAACGTGAGCCAACATCCGACAAACCGAGACGCAGTCCTGAACCAGCTGAACATGAACCAACATCTGACAAACCAAGACCCCATCGTGAGCCATCCAAACCTGAACCAACGTCCCCCAAATCACGACCCCGTTCTGAACCAGCACATCCTAACCCTTCCGACAGCAGACGAACCATTCACCATCCAAGTCCTCATCCTGAGCCAGCTGAACCTGAGCCAACATCTGACAAACCAAGACCCCGTACTGAACCAGCTGAGCATGAGCCAAAATCTGACAAACCAAGACCCCATCATGAGCCAGCCGAACCTGAGCCAACATCCCCTGAACCAGCACATCCTAAACCTTCTGACAGCAAACAAACCAGCCCTCATCCTGAGCCTAAGCAATGTCCAGAAACA GATGTTCCTGATTATGTATGTGAGAAGCCTGAAGCAGTCCATACAGCATGCAGCAAAATTATTGCAGCTCTTAATGAGACCAGCACCAACTATGTACTAAGTTTTGCCAACAAGCTCTATGGAAACAGGGACATTAACTTCAAACTG aAATTCATTTCCTGTGCTCTGAAACTGTACTTGACTGAAGTGGAGGGAGCTGATTTGCATAATGCCCCAGAGGAAGTGTGGAGACTGATCAACCTTTGGGTTGAAATCCAGACACACG GTAAAATCAAGGACCTGCTCCCCAAGCACAGCTTTGATTGTCTTGCTCAGCTGCTGTTCGTGAACGCTCTCTACTTCAAAGGACAATGGGAAGTGAAATTTGACAAAGAACTCACAGAAGAAGCCCTGTTTTATCCACACAGTGAAGATCag AGGAATTATTATACCGTGCAGTTGATGCACAGGAAGGGTGTCTACAACACAGGGATAATCGATATAGGCAATGTTCACGTCCAGGTTCTTGAGATCCCCTACAAAAACAATGAACTCAGCCTTTTTGTGTTGCTACCAATAGACTACAGTGCAGAAGCTCTTCAAAAG CTGGAAGATGGACTTAGGTATGAGCATCTGCTTGATTTGTCCTATCATCTGAAGCCTGCAGTGGTGGATGTGGCCATTCCCAAATTCAGCTCAGAGAAGAGCATTGAAGTCAATCAATACTTGAATCTGCCaggtctgactgatcctgaaaaAGCTGATTTCtctgcagcaacaacaacacaagGTGTGGCTCTGACTCAGCTTGTCCACGATACCTTTCTCGAGATTGATGaggagggtggtgaagaagcagAGGCACCTCCTCACTCCAAGGATAGGCGCCCACATCGGGAAGCTGTGGCGGTTCAGGCTGACCATCCTTTCCTCTACTTTGTCAAGCACAACTCGACCCAAAGCATCATTGCTCTTGGTAGATTCTCTAAACCAGAATAA